The genomic DNA AACACATGGCAATCAATGAAAGAGATACTTATTACTATTGTTTTATAATAAAATAAAATCTTATTTAATTAAAAATTAAAATGTTATGAAAACTATGATGAAAAATTTACTCTTAAGCACATTATTTTTGTTTTATTCCTCAACATTCATTTTTGCACAAGGTGTCCCAAATGGAAATTTTGAGATGTGGAATAAAATACAACTTTTTGAACAACCTGATGGTTATTTAACAACAAATCAACAATCCTTTTTTCTATTACAAACTTTTAATGTTACAAAATCTACAGACGCATATAGTGGCGATTATGCTATTAAATTAGAAACTATTGCTAATGCAAACGATACTTTGTTTGGATTTGCCATGAATGGAGATCCTCAAAATGCTTTGTCAGGAGGACATCCATTTACTTCAAAACCTGATTCTGTAAAAATTCAAGTTAAATCAGATATCAAAGCAGGAGATACTGCAATAATATTTATTTTATTTAAAAAATTTGGAATTACACTAGGAATGGAAATGTACTATGTTACAGGGAAATATTCATCTTACACTGAATTATCATTCCCCATAAAAACACTAATAGCAAATCCCGATTCAATTCTTTTTGGAATAGCATCAGGTAATCCTGATGGTAATCCTATTCCCGGAACTTGGATAATGCTTGATGATGTTGAATTTACAAATAGTACATCTAATCTTCATAATAAAGGTTTTGAAGATTGGACAGAAGTTGGCTATGATGAACCTTTTGGATGGTTTACAATGAACTCATATTTTTTGTTAGGTGGAGGACAAGCTTATGCAAATAAATCTACTGATGCTTATGAAGGAAATTTTGCCTTAGCAATTACAACAACAGAATCAGAAGTTATCGGTAATAATGAACCGTTTGGCATTGTTACAACTGGTTATTTTGTAAATGATGACCTTGGTGGTGGATTTCCATTAAACAAAAAACCCGATTCAATAAGTTTTTATTATAAATATGATAACTCCAATAATACAAATGACAGTGCTTTATTTTATATTCATTTTAGTAAATTTAGCACAACTCAAAACAAATCAATAGTTGTTGATTCACACATGATATTCCTGCCTTCTACCTTTAGTTATCAATATCACTCTATTCCATTTGATCTTTCAATTTATGATATTGATTCTTCAAATATAGTTTTAGGCTCAAGTAATTTTTTTAATGAGAAAAATATTGGAATTGGAAATAAACTTTTTATTGATGATATAGAGTTTTACTATGAGGGCGTAGGGTTTCCTCTTACATCACTTATTGAAAATAAGATTAATATTTACCCAAATCCTGCTGATAATTTTGTAAATATTGAAACAAATAACATTGAAAAAGCTCAAATAATCACTACTAATATTTACGATATTGAAGGAAGATTGATGCTAAGTAAAAAAAGTCAAATACAAAAAGGCACAAATAACATAAACCTAAGCACAAAAAATATTCCTAATGGA from Bacteroidota bacterium includes the following:
- a CDS encoding T9SS type A sorting domain-containing protein, yielding MMKNLLLSTLFLFYSSTFIFAQGVPNGNFEMWNKIQLFEQPDGYLTTNQQSFFLLQTFNVTKSTDAYSGDYAIKLETIANANDTLFGFAMNGDPQNALSGGHPFTSKPDSVKIQVKSDIKAGDTAIIFILFKKFGITLGMEMYYVTGKYSSYTELSFPIKTLIANPDSILFGIASGNPDGNPIPGTWIMLDDVEFTNSTSNLHNKGFEDWTEVGYDEPFGWFTMNSYFLLGGGQAYANKSTDAYEGNFALAITTTESEVIGNNEPFGIVTTGYFVNDDLGGGFPLNKKPDSISFYYKYDNSNNTNDSALFYIHFSKFSTTQNKSIVVDSHMIFLPSTFSYQYHSIPFDLSIYDIDSSNIVLGSSNFFNEKNIGIGNKLFIDDIEFYYEGVGFPLTSLIENKINIYPNPADNFVNIETNNIEKAQIITTNIYDIEGRLMLSKKSQIQKGTNNINLSTKNIPNGQYLIRLIAKNQTLSTKKLIIKH